A genomic region of Gossypium hirsutum isolate 1008001.06 chromosome D01, Gossypium_hirsutum_v2.1, whole genome shotgun sequence contains the following coding sequences:
- the LOC107922540 gene encoding transcription initiation factor IIB-2 has product MADAFCSDCKRNTEVVFDHSAGDTVCSECGLVLESHSIDETSEWRTFANESGDNDPVRVGGPTNPLLADGGLSTVIAKPNGASGEFLSSSLGRWQNRGSNPDRGLILAFKTIATMSDRLGLVATIKDRANEIYKKVEDQKSSRGRNQDALLAACLYIACRQEDKPRTVKEICSVANGATKKEIGRAKEYIVKQLGLETGQSVEMGAIHAGDFMRRFCSNLGMNNQAVKAAQEAVQKSEEFDIRRSPISIAAAVIYIITQLSDDKKPLKDISVATGVAEGTIRNSYKDLYPHVSKIIPNWYAKEEDLKNLCSP; this is encoded by the exons ATGGCGGACGCGTTTTGTTCGGACTGCAAGCGGAACACAGAGGTCGTTTTCGACCATTCCGCCGGCGACACCGTCTGTTCGGAGTGCGGCTTGGTCTTAGAGTCGCATTCTATCGACGAGACATCGGAGTGGAGAACCTTCGCCAACGAGTCCGGCGATAATGATCCCGTCCGTGTCGGCGGTCCCACCAATCCGCTTTTGGCGGATGGCGGTTTATCCACCGTTATCGCTAAGCCTAATGGTGCTTCCGGGGAGTTCCTCTCGTCCTCGCTGGGTCGGTGGCAGAATCGCGGGTCGAATCCGGATCGGGGGTTGATTCTCGCTTTTAAGACTATTGCTACAATGTCTGATAG GTTGGGTCTTGTCGCGACCATCAAG GATCGAGCCAATGAGATATATAAGAAGGTGGAAGACCAGAAGTCTAGTAGAGGAAGAAATCAGGATGCATTGTTGGCTGCTTGCCTTTACATTGCTTGTCGACAAGAGGACAAGCCACGCACTGTCAAGG AAATTTGCTCTGTTGCCAATGGAGCCACAAAGAAAGAAATTGGCCGAGCAAAAGAATACATAGTGAAACAACTGGGATTGGAGACTGGTCAGTCTGTGGAGATGGGAGCCATACATGCTGGTGACTTCATG AGGCGTTTTTGTTCCAATCTTGGCATGAATAATCAAGCAGTTAAAGCTGCCCAAGAAGCAGTTCAGAAGTCTGAGGAGTTTGATATAAG GCGGAGCCCTATATCAATTGCAGCTGCAGTTATTTATATCATAACACAGCTGTCGGATGATAAGAAGCCCCTTAAAG ATATTTCTGTTGCTACGGGAGTTGCGGAAGGGACGATCCGAAATTCATACAAGGATCTTTATCCCCATGTGTCCAAGATAATACCAAACTGGTATGCCAAGGAAGAAGATCTCAAGAACCTATGCAGTCCTTGA